Proteins encoded together in one Impatiens glandulifera chromosome 1, dImpGla2.1, whole genome shotgun sequence window:
- the LOC124921658 gene encoding uncharacterized protein LOC124921658 — METPSSVRMSTRSHTKAAASALSGTKKFEESKQKKTGLFDITNDSPIVGLAAGSLKTPSSDMSRKRNVNRCWEIRTPGSGEALLRGQVKTLLQKVEEEAEITKISLNFHGFVMNSTSSGIVAPANTPQVPRLLDQDSFKDACFGSVTISPVKENSKISKWVSEIFDEGKKQDGSDIVSRSLLSEFSDKAEGYSSSETGIKTPSSTSEDDNSSVWSLQVNASIRDDEEEEEEDDYYEEELLDELCKGISKMKVGGMHTRFVYDSEDELVKEEKEAVAEGVLKLKGLPTPQGKHLRFPQEEDEEEKGN; from the exons ATGGAAACTCCATCATCTGTAAGAATGTCCACAAGATCGCATACCAAAGCCGCCGCCTCCGCCTTGTCTGGAACAA AGAAATTTGAAGAATCGAAACAAAAGAAAACTGGGCTGTTCGACATAACAAATGATTCTCCCATTGTGGGTCTTGCTGCCGGAAGCTTAAAAACTCCGTCTTCTGATATGTCTAGGAAGAGGAACGTCAATCGATGTTGGGAAATTAGAACTCCTGGATCTGGTGAAGCTTTATTGAGAGGTCAAGTTAAGACCCTTTTGCAGAAAGTGGAAGAAGAAGCGGAGATAACTAAGATCTCACTTAATTTCCATGGATTCGTCATGAACTCTACTTCTTCGGGTATTGTAGCTCCAGCCAATACCCCTCAAGTTCCACGCCTTTTAGATCAGGACAGCTTCAAAGATGCTTGCTTTGGTTCAGTCACGATTTCACCTGTCAAAGAAAATTCCAAGATCTCTAAG TGGGTGAGTGAGATATTTGATGAAGGAAAGAAGCAGGATGGTTCTGACATAGTTAGTAGATCATTGCTTTCTGAATTTTCAGACAAAGCAGAAGGTTATTCATCATCAGAAACAGGAATCAAGACTCCATCATCAACATCAGAGGATGACAATTCTTCTGTTTGGTCTCTTCAAGTGAACGCAAGCATTAgggatgatgaagaagaagaagaagaagatgattacTACGAAGAAGAGCTTCTCGACGAGCTGTGCAAAGGGATAAGCAAGATGAAGGTAGGCGGAATGCACACCAGATTTGTATACGACAGTGAGGATGAGCTGGTGAAGGAAGAAAAAGAGGCTGTGGCTGAAGGTGTATTGAAGTTGAAGGGTTTGCCGACTCCTCAAGGGAAACACCTGCGTTTCCCACAAGAGGAAGACGAAGAAGAGAAAGGAAATTGA
- the LOC124922270 gene encoding gibberellin-regulated protein 11-like, whose protein sequence is MASSVPSSSLFILCLMSLYILLIHDHHTQLTQASKIQMDELLETDQTIVDLSPVPNNQSIDCDWACGERCKDSSRPNLCKRACGTCCIRCGCVPPGTYGNYESCPCYFSQTTHDGARKCP, encoded by the exons atgGCCTCATCAGTACCATCGTCTTCCCTGTTTATCCTATGTCTCATGTCTCTCTATATTCTTCTTATCCATGATCATCACACTCAACTGACTCAAGCCAGTAAAATCCAG ATGGATGAACTCTTGGAAACAGATCAAACCATTGTGGATCTCTCCCCTGTTCCTAATAATCAATCCATAG attgTGATTGGGCTTGTGGAGAAAGATGTAAAGATTCATCAAGACCCAACCTTTGCAAGAGGGCTTGTGGGACTTGTTGTATAAGGTGCGGTTGTGTTCCTCCGGGTACTTATGGTAATTATGAATCCTGCCCTTGTTACTTCAGCCAAACCACTCATGATGGAGCTCGCAAGTGCCCTTAA